From a region of the Paralichthys olivaceus isolate ysfri-2021 chromosome 4, ASM2471397v2, whole genome shotgun sequence genome:
- the ranbp1 gene encoding ran-specific GTPase-activating protein yields MADPKDQEEHDTTAESAEDTNHDPHFEPIVSLPEQDVKTLEEDEEELFKMRAKLYRFASENDPPEWKERGTGDVKLLKHKEKGTIRLLMRRDRTLKICANHQIIPVMDLKPNAGSDRAWVWNTPADYADECPKPELLAIRFLNAENAQKFKVKFDECKEEVRKNIEGSGNSDSTNKVAEKLEELSVKDKASEDKKEDKKETEKKEDEKKEVKAEEKN; encoded by the exons ATGGCGGACCCGAAG GACCAGGAGGAGCATGACACCACTGCAGAAAGTGCAGAGGACACTAACCATGACCCCCACTTTGAGCCCATCGTTTCCCTTCCCGAGCAGGATGTGAAAACAttagaagaggatgaggaggagctcTTCAAAAT GCGGGCCAAACTATATCGTTTTGCCTCAGAGAACGACCCTCCGgagtggaaggagagaggaactGGTGACGTCAAgctgctgaaacacaaagagaagggCACAATCCGCCTCCTGATGAGGAGAGACCGGACCTTAAAGATTTGTGCCAATCATCAGA TTATACCTGTGATGGATCTGAAGCCCAATGCTGGCAGTGACAGGGCATGGGTGTGGAACACACCAGCAGATTATGCTGACGAATGCCCCAAACCTGAACTCCTGGCAATACgctttttaaatgcagaaa ATGCTCAGAAGTTCAAGGTGAAGTTCGATGAGTGCAAGGAGGAGGTCAGAAAAAATATAGAGGGATCAG GCAACTCCGATAGCACAAATAAGGTGgcagagaagctggaggagctcTCAGTAAAGGACAAGGCATCAGAAGAcaagaaagaagacaaaaaggagactgagaagaaagaagatgagAAAAAGGAGGTGAAGGCTGAGGAGAAGAATTGA